CCACGTGCACCCGACGACACCATGCGGTTGATGGTGTTGTCCTCCGGGAAGTTGTCGCGCATGGCCTTCTGGACCTCATCGGTCGCCTCGGTCCAGATCTTGATGAGCTCCTGACGACGCTCGGCGTCGGTCGTGAGGCCCTTCTCGAACTGTGCCTGAGCCTTCGCGGCGGCCTTCTCGTGCTTCGCGACGATCTCGCCCTTGTTGGGGGGCGTGAGGATGTCGGAGAGCGCGACCGTCACACCCGAGCGCGTGGCCCAGTAGAAGCCGGCGTCCTTGATGCGGTCGAGCGACGCAGCGACCTCGACCTTCGGGTACTCCTCGGCCAGCTTGTTGACGATCTGCGACAGCTTGCCCTTGTCTGCCTGCTCGCGAACGAACGGGTAGCCCTTGGGGAGCGTGTCGTTGAAGATCGCCTGACCGAGCGACGCGTCGACGAGACCGTGGCGCTCGTAGCCCTCGGGGGCATCGCCCTCGAGGAAGCTGAGACCCGGAACGCGGATGCGGACCTTCGCCTGCAGGTCGAGGGTTCCCTCGTCCTTCGCGAGGATCGCCTCGCCGACGGAACCGAAGACGCGGCCCTCACCGGCAGCCCCCGCCTTGACCGTGGTCAGGTGGTGGAGGCCGATGATCATGTCCTGCGACGGCAGGGTCACGGGGCGTCCGTCGGACGGCTTCAGGATGTTGTTCGAGGCGAGCATCAGGATGCGAGCCTCGGCCTGGGCCTCGACCGAGAGCGGCAGGTGGACGGCCATCTGGTCACCGTCGAAGTCCGCGTTGAACGCGGCGCAGACGAGCGGGTGCAGCTGGATCGCCTTGCCCTCGACGAGCTGAGGCTCGAAGGCCTGGATGCCGAGACGGTGAAGCGTAGGCGCGCGGTTGAGCAGCACGGGACGCTCGCGGATGATCTCCTCGAGCACGTCCCAGACCTCGGGACGCGTGCGCTCGACGGCGCGCTTGGCCGCCTTGATGTTCTGCGAGTGACCGAGGTCGATCAGGCGCTTGATGACGAACGGCTTGAACAGCTCGAGAGCCATCTGCTTGGGCAGACCACACTGGTGGAGCTTGAGCTGGGGTCCGACGATGATGACCGAACGACCCGAGTAGTCCACGCGCTTGCCGAGCAGGTTCTGGCGGAAACGACCCTGCTTTCCCTTGAGCATGTCGCTCAGGGACTTGAGGGCACGGTTGCCGGTGCCGGTGACGGGGCGACCACGACGGCCGTTGTCGAACAGTGCGTCAACGGCCTCCTGCAGCATCCGCTTCTCGTTGTTGACGATGATCTCGGGAGCACCGAGGTCGATCAGACGACGAAGACGGTTGTTGCGGTTGATGACGCGGCGGTACAGGTCGTTGAGGTCGGAGGTCGCGAAGCGGCCACCGTCGAGCTGGACCATCGGGCGAAGCTCCGGCGGGATCACCGGAACGACGTCGAGCACCATCGACGCGGGAGACATCCCGGTCTGCAGGAACGAGTTGACGACCTTGAGGCGCTTGATCGCGCGGATCTTGCGCTGACCCTTGCCCTCGGAGATCTGCAGGTGCAGGTTCTCGGACTCGGCTGCGAGGTCGAACGCCTCGAGGCGACGCTTGATCGACTCGGCGCCCATGTAGGCCTCGAAGTACTGACCGAAGCGGTCCTGGAGCTCGTGGAAGATCTCGTCCTCGCCCTTGAGCGAGCCGACCTCGAGGGTGCGGAAGTCTTCCCACACGCGCTCGAGCTTGGCGATCTGGTCGTCAGCGCTCTTGCGCGCCTGGGCCATCTCCTTCTCGGCGGCGTCCTTGACCTTCTTCTTCTGGTCGGCCTTGGCACCCTCCTCCTCGAGCGCGGCGAGCTCCTCCTCCAGCTTCTGGAGGCGAGCTGCGATGCGCGCGTCGCGGCGGTCGCCGATCGTCTTGATCTCGAGACGGATGTTGTTCTCCTGCGTCGCGAGGTCGCGGTGACGCGCATCCTCGTCGACGGAGATCACCATGTACGCGGCGAAGTAGATGACCTTCTCGAGGTCCTTCGGCGCCATGTCGAGCAGGTATCCGAGGCGCGAGGGAACGCCCTTGAAGTACCAGATGTGGGTGACGGGGGCGGCGAGCTCGATGTGGCCCATGCGCTCACGACGGACGGAGGACTTGGTGACCTCCACGCCGCAGCGCTCGCACACGATGCCCTTGAAGCGGACGCGCTTGTACTTGCCGCAAGCGCACTCCCAGTCACGGGAGGGCCCGAAGATCTGCTCTCCGAAGAGACCGTCCTTCTCAGGCTTGAGCGTGCGGTAGTTGATGGTCTCGGGCTTCTTGACCTCGCCATACGACCAACGACGGATGTCGTCGGCGGTGGCGAGACCGATGCGAAGCTGGTCGAACGTGGTTGATTCGAGCACTGATTCTCCTGTGTCGGAATTCTGTCGCTGAGTGGCCGGAGTCAGATCTCGTCGATGGACGAGGACTCGAATCGGCTGGAGATGTTGATGCCGAGCTCTTCCGCTGCGCGGAAGGCGTCATCATCGGTGTCGCGGAGGTTGACCGCGGTGCCGTCGGCCGAGAGAACCTCGACGTTCAGGCAGAGCGACTGCATCTCCTTCATGAGGACCTTGAACGACTCGGGGATGCCGGGCTCCTGGATGTTCTCGCCCTTGACGATCGCCTCGTACACCTTGACGCGGCCGAGGATGTCGTCGGACTTGATCGTGAGGAGCTCCTGCAGCGCGTAGGCGGCACCGTAGGCCTCGAGGGCCCACACCTCCATCTCACCGAATCGCTGGCCACCGAACTGCGCCTTACCACCGAGCGGCTGCTGGGTGATCATCGAGTACGGGCCCGTCGACCGTGCGTGGATCTTGTCGTCCACGAGGTGGTGCAGCTTCAGGATGTACATGTAGCCGACCGAGATGGGAGCCGGGAAGGGCTCGCCGGAGCGTCCGTCGAACAGGAGCGTCTTGCCCGTGCGGTCGATGAGTCGCTCACCGTCGCGCGTCGGCAGCGTCGAGTCGAGGAGACCAGCGATCTCGTCCTCGAACGCACCGTCGAACACGGGGGTGGCGACCTTCGTGCCGGGTGCCGCTTCACGCGCCGCCTCGGGCAGGCTCGCGGCCCACTCGGGGTTGCCCTCGACCTTCCAGCCCTGCTGGGAGATCCAGCCGAGGTGGAGTTCGAGCACCTGTCCGAAGTTCATTCGACCGGGGATGCCGAGCGGGTTGAGGATCACCTGGACGGGCGTGCCGTCCGCGAGGAACGGCATGTCCTCGACGGGGAGGATCTTCGCGATGACGCCCTTGTTGCCGTGACGGCCGGCGAGCTTGTCACCCTCGGTGATCTTGCGCTTCTGGGCGATGTAGACCACGACGCGGCGGTTGACGCCCGAGCCGAGCTCGTCGTCGCCGTCCTCGGCGTTGAACTCCTTGACGGCGATGATCGTGCCCTGCTCACCGTGGGGAACCTTGAGCGACGTGTCGCGCACTTCGCGGCTCTTCTCGTTGAAGATCGCGCGGAGCAGGCGCTCCTCGGCCGACAGCTCGGTCTCGCCCTTCGGCGTGACCTTGCCGACGAGGATGTCGCCGGGGCGCACCTCGGCACCGATGCGGATGATGCCGCGCTCGTCGAGGTCCTTCAGCAGGTCGGGGCTGACGTTGGGGAGATCGCGCGTGATCTCCTCCTTGCCGAGCTTCGTGTCACGGGCATCCACCTCGTACTCCTCGATGTGGATCGAGGAGAGGGTGTCGTCCTTCACGAGGTCCTGGCTGAGGATGATCGCGTCCTCGAAGTTGTGGCCCTCCCACGTCATGAACGCGACGAGGAGGTTCTTGCCGAGCGCGAGCTCGCCGTTCTCCGTCGCCGGTCCGTCGGCGATGACCTCGCCCTTCTCGATGCGGTCGCCCGCCGAGACGATGACGCGCTGGTTGTAGCTCGTGCC
This genomic stretch from Microbacterium sp. SLBN-146 harbors:
- the rpoC gene encoding DNA-directed RNA polymerase subunit beta', translating into MLESTTFDQLRIGLATADDIRRWSYGEVKKPETINYRTLKPEKDGLFGEQIFGPSRDWECACGKYKRVRFKGIVCERCGVEVTKSSVRRERMGHIELAAPVTHIWYFKGVPSRLGYLLDMAPKDLEKVIYFAAYMVISVDEDARHRDLATQENNIRLEIKTIGDRRDARIAARLQKLEEELAALEEEGAKADQKKKVKDAAEKEMAQARKSADDQIAKLERVWEDFRTLEVGSLKGEDEIFHELQDRFGQYFEAYMGAESIKRRLEAFDLAAESENLHLQISEGKGQRKIRAIKRLKVVNSFLQTGMSPASMVLDVVPVIPPELRPMVQLDGGRFATSDLNDLYRRVINRNNRLRRLIDLGAPEIIVNNEKRMLQEAVDALFDNGRRGRPVTGTGNRALKSLSDMLKGKQGRFRQNLLGKRVDYSGRSVIIVGPQLKLHQCGLPKQMALELFKPFVIKRLIDLGHSQNIKAAKRAVERTRPEVWDVLEEIIRERPVLLNRAPTLHRLGIQAFEPQLVEGKAIQLHPLVCAAFNADFDGDQMAVHLPLSVEAQAEARILMLASNNILKPSDGRPVTLPSQDMIIGLHHLTTVKAGAAGEGRVFGSVGEAILAKDEGTLDLQAKVRIRVPGLSFLEGDAPEGYERHGLVDASLGQAIFNDTLPKGYPFVREQADKGKLSQIVNKLAEEYPKVEVAASLDRIKDAGFYWATRSGVTVALSDILTPPNKGEIVAKHEKAAAKAQAQFEKGLTTDAERRQELIKIWTEATDEVQKAMRDNFPEDNTINRMVSSGARGNWLQIRNIAGMRGLVNNPKGEIIPRPIISSYREGLSVAEYFIATHGARKGLADTALRTADSGYLTRRLVDVSQDVIIREEDCGTTKGLEFTIAAPGTDGTLVKDANVENSVFARTLAEQVVSPSGEVLADAGDDVGDVLINRLVESGVETIKVRSVLTCDSAVGVCAQCYGRSLATGKIVDIGEAVGIIAAQSIGEPGTQLTMRTFHTGGSASADDITQGLPRVQELFEARTPKGASPIAEADGRITIDETDRSKKLILTPDNGDEPHVYPVLKRATLLVEDGQRVTVGQQLQVGTLDPKEVMRVQGAREVQKYLVGGVQGVYRSQGVPIHDKHIEVIVRQMLRKVTVVDHGDTTLLPGELVDFKKYQSINREAVVEGKRPASGRPELMGITKASLATESWLSAASFQETTRVLTQAAMEGKSDPLVGLKENVIIGKLIPAGTGLAKYRNVTVEATEEAKSERYPNRIFASDGAFSDADLSYVDFDSFSTDGDFTSYN